A region from the Triticum aestivum cultivar Chinese Spring chromosome 3D, IWGSC CS RefSeq v2.1, whole genome shotgun sequence genome encodes:
- the LOC100682404 gene encoding probable galactinol--sucrose galactosyltransferase 2, giving the protein MTVTPQITVSDGRLAVRGRTVLSGVPDNVTAAHASGAGLVDGAFVGATAGEAKSHHVFTFGTLRDCRFMCLFRFKLWWMTQRMGTSGRDVPLETQFILIEVPAAAGNDDGDSEPVYLVMLPLLEGQFRTVLQGNDQDQLQICIESGDKAVQTEQGMNSVYIHAGTNPFDTITQAVKAVEKHMQTFHHREKKKVPSFVDWFGWCTWDAFYTDVTADGVKQGLRSLAEGGAPPRFLIIDDGWQQIGSENKEDPSVAVQEGAQFASRLTGIKENTKFQSEQQEETPGLKRLVEETKKEHGVKSVYVWHAMAGYWGGVKPSAAGMEHYESALAYPVQSPGVTGNQPDIVMDSLSVLGLGLVHPRKVYSFYDELHAYLAACGVDGVKVDVQNIVETLGAGHGGRVALTRAYHRALEASVARNFPDNGCISCMCHNTDMLYSAKQTAVVRASDDFYPRDPASHTVHISSVAYNTLFLGEFMQPDWDMFHSLHPAAEYHGAARAIGGCPIYVSDKPGNHNFDLLKKLVLPDGSVLRAQLPGRPTRDCLFSDPARDGASLLKIWNMNKCAGVVGVFNCQGAGWCRVVKKTRIHDEAPGTLTGSVRAEDVEGITQATGTDDCTGDAVVYTHRAGELVRLPRGATLPVTLKRLEYELFHVCPVRAVAPDISFAPIGLLHMFNAGGAVEECVVRTNEDDKAVVALRVRGCGRFGAYCSRRPAKCSLDSADVEFGYDADTGLVTVDVPVPEEEMYRWTLEIRV; this is encoded by the exons ATGACGGTGACACCGCAGATCACGGTGAGCGACGGGAGGCTGGCGGTGCGCGGCCGGACGGTGCTCTCCGGCGTGCCGGACAACGTTACCGCGGCGCACGCTTCCGGGGCCGGGCTCGTCGACGGGGCCTTCGTCGGCGCCACGGCCGGCGAGGCCAAGAGCCACCACGTCTTCACCTTCGGGACTCTCCG CGACTGCCGATTCATGTGCCTGTTCCGGTTCAAGCTGTGGTGGATGACGCAGCGGATGGGCACCTCCGGCCGCGACGTCCCGCTGGAGACCCAATTCATCCTCATCGaggtccctgccgccgccggcaACGACGACGGCGACAGCGAGCCGGTGTACCTGGTGATGCTGCCGCTGCTGGAGGGGCAGTTCCGAACGGTGCTCCAGGGCAACGACCAAGACCAGCTCCAGATCTGCATCGAGAGCG GGGACAAAGCGGTGCAGACGGAGCAGGGCATGAACAGCGTGTACATCCACGCCGGCACCAACCCCTTCGACACCATCACCCAGGCCGTCAA GGCCGTTGAGAAGCACATGCAGACGTTCCACCACAGGGAGAAGAAAAAG GTGCCGTCGTTTGTGGACTGGTTCGGGTGGTGCACGTGGGACGCCTTCTACACGGACGTGACGGCCGACGGCGTCAAGCAGGGGCTCCGCAGCCTGGCGGAGGGTGGCGCGCCGCCGCGGTTCCTCATCATTGACGACGGCTGGCAGCAGATCGGCAGCGAGAACAAGGAAGACCCGAGCGTCGCCGTCCAGGAAGGGGCGCAGTTCGCGAGCAGGCTCACCGGCATCAAGGAGAACACCAAGTTCCAGAgcgagcagcaggaggagaccccGGGGCTGAAGCGGCTGGTGGAGGAGACCAAGAAGGAGCACGGCGTCAAGAGCGTCTACGTCTGGCACGCCATGGCCGGCTACTGGGGCGGCGTCAAGCCGTCGGCGGCCGGGATGGAGCACTACGAGTCCGCGCTGGCCTACCCGGTGCAGTCGCCGGGCGTCACCGGCAACCAGCCCGACATCGTCATGGACTCGCTCTCCGTGCTCGGCCTCGGCCTCGTGCACCCGCGCAAGGTCTACAGCTTCTACGACGAGCTCCACGCCTACCTGGCCGCCTGCGGCGTCGACGGCGTCAAGGTGGACGTGCAGAACATCGTGGAGACCCTCGGCGCCGGCCACGGCGGCCGCGTCGCGCTCACACGCGCCTACCACCGCGCGCTCGAGGCCTCCGTCGCCCGCAACTTCCCCGACAACGGATGCATCTCCTGCATGTGCCACAACACCGACATGCTCTACAGCGCCAAGCAGACCGCCGTCGTGCGCGCCTCCGACGACTTCTACCCGCGCGACCCGGCGTCGCACACCGTCCACATCTCCTCCGTCGCTTACAACACGCTCTTCCTCGGCGAGTTCATGCAGCCCGACTGGGACATGTTCCAT AGCCTGCACCCGGCGGCGGAGTACCACGGCGCGGCGAGGGCCATCGGCGGCTGCCCCATTTATGTCAGCGACAAGCCAGGGAACCACAACTTCGACCTTCTCAAGAAGCTGGTGCTCCCCGACGGCTCCGTGCTCCGCGCACAGCTCCCCGGCAGGCCCACGCGCGACTGCCTCTTCTCCGACCCGGCGCGCGACGGTGCCAG CTTGCTCAAGATATGGAACATGAACAAGTGCGCCGGCGTGGTGGGGGTGTTCAACTGCCAGGGCGCGGGGTGGTGTCGCGTCGTCAAAAAGACAAGGATCCACGACGAGGCGCCCGGGACGCTCACCGGCTCGGTGCGCGCCGAGGACGTGGAGGGCATCACCCAGGCCACCGGCACCGACGACTGCACCGGCGACGCCGTGGTGTACACGCACCGGGCGGGGGAGCTCGTGCGGCTGCCCCGGGGCGCCACCCTGCCGGTGACGCTCAAGAGGCTCGAATACGAGCTGTTCCACGTGTGCCCCGTCCGCGCCGTGGCGCCGGACATCTCGTTCGCGCCCATCGGGTTGCTCCACATGTTCAATGCCGGCGGTGCCGTCGAGGAGTGCGTCGTCAGGACGAACGAGGACGACAAGGCCGTTGTGGCGCTCAGGGTGCGCGGCTGCGGCCGGTTCGGCGCCTACTGCTCGCGGAGGCCGGCGAAATGCTCCCTCGACTCGGCTGACGTGGAGTTCGGCTACGACGCCGACACGGGGCTCGTCACGGTCGACGTGCCGGTCCCGGAGGAGGAGATGTACCGGTGGACGCTGGAGATTCGGGTCTAG